In a single window of the Anaerocolumna cellulosilytica genome:
- a CDS encoding ABC transporter substrate-binding protein, with translation MKERLIRLILCFIMSTAILAGCGSDKTALTDSAETNHTDESAEESGEAEPEAITTVGPEDGTHLEMWTFVELHSNFYAEMLNTWNQKNPDKQLNITFTTYPYADMHNKLMMANQTGSGAPDICDIEIGQFPNFMQGQVQFYPLNEVIDPYRTDIVPARIEVYSKDGKNYGAPTHVGATVMYYNTKILEQYGIDYTKIVTWNDYAEAGKKLKEASGGKVFMTSVDTGGTDWLWLAMAEYGEDYTNKEGAPDIELNSIKQMLTMQQSWLEEGIAMISPGGQVDMEEGFANIGDGNIASFPKAMWFMSRFLNYLPEMKDTWAIAPCPVFEEGQPRSVGIGGTGTVVSVQSSNTELAAEFLAFAKLSYEGNEKIWEILGFDTCNTTIWTDETITKDTGNKYLSYFVTNPFDTLNEIKNEIGIIKVGRMNPAIAEQFNLTILNNCFENGAEIESELAAAQDALEIEY, from the coding sequence ATGAAAGAAAGATTAATTCGCTTAATTCTATGTTTTATTATGAGTACTGCTATATTAGCAGGATGCGGTTCTGATAAAACGGCTTTGACGGATTCAGCAGAAACGAATCACACGGATGAATCAGCAGAAGAAAGCGGGGAGGCAGAGCCTGAGGCTATAACAACAGTAGGTCCAGAAGACGGTACACACCTTGAGATGTGGACCTTTGTTGAACTTCATTCTAACTTTTATGCTGAGATGCTAAATACTTGGAACCAAAAGAACCCGGATAAACAGCTTAATATTACCTTTACTACATATCCCTATGCAGATATGCATAATAAATTAATGATGGCAAACCAGACCGGTTCCGGTGCGCCGGACATTTGTGATATAGAAATTGGTCAATTTCCGAATTTCATGCAGGGGCAAGTGCAATTTTATCCGTTAAATGAGGTGATAGATCCTTACCGTACGGATATTGTTCCTGCCCGCATCGAAGTATACAGTAAGGACGGTAAGAATTATGGAGCTCCAACTCACGTAGGTGCAACTGTTATGTACTACAATACGAAGATATTAGAGCAGTATGGAATAGATTATACCAAAATTGTAACCTGGAATGACTATGCCGAGGCAGGTAAGAAACTAAAAGAAGCAAGCGGCGGTAAGGTATTTATGACCAGTGTGGATACCGGTGGAACAGACTGGCTATGGCTTGCCATGGCAGAATATGGAGAGGATTATACCAATAAGGAAGGTGCTCCGGACATAGAGCTTAATTCCATCAAACAAATGCTTACTATGCAGCAGAGCTGGCTTGAGGAAGGTATTGCTATGATATCACCAGGCGGGCAGGTAGATATGGAGGAGGGGTTCGCAAATATTGGAGATGGCAATATAGCCTCATTTCCTAAGGCAATGTGGTTTATGTCACGTTTCTTAAATTATTTGCCGGAAATGAAAGATACATGGGCTATTGCACCTTGTCCGGTATTTGAAGAAGGACAGCCAAGGTCAGTAGGCATTGGCGGAACCGGTACTGTAGTATCGGTACAATCATCAAATACTGAATTGGCAGCAGAGTTCCTTGCATTTGCAAAACTGTCTTATGAGGGAAACGAAAAGATATGGGAAATACTTGGCTTTGATACCTGTAATACAACCATATGGACAGACGAAACCATTACCAAGGACACAGGCAACAAGTATCTTTCCTATTTTGTAACCAATCCTTTTGATACACTAAATGAAATTAAGAATGAAATCGGTATTATAAAAGTGGGTAGAATGAATCCTGCTATAGCAGAACAATTTAATTTAACAATCTTAAATAATTGTTTTGAAAATGGTGCAGAAATAGAATCTGAACTGGCAGCCGCACAGGATGCCCTTGAAATAGAATATTAA
- the thiD gene encoding bifunctional hydroxymethylpyrimidine kinase/phosphomethylpyrimidine kinase, whose amino-acid sequence MKHVLTIAGSDCSGGAGIQADLKTFSALGTYGMSVITSVVAENTSRVISIHDLPPSVLSDQLDAVFEDIQVDAVKVGMLSDVTIMETVVHKLTFYKPPFIVIDPVMSAKGGQALMKSDALTALIDKIVPLAYILTPNIPEAETMTGLSITTVEDMKIAANRIYSMGSKYVLLKGGHLKGAALDLLYDGNSYTTYSSERILTKNTHGTGCTFSSAITACLAKGLPVEKAIDKAKEYITGAIRHALPIGKGHGPTNHFFSFYR is encoded by the coding sequence ATGAAACATGTCTTAACAATTGCCGGTTCTGATTGCAGCGGAGGTGCCGGAATTCAAGCTGATTTAAAAACGTTCTCCGCACTTGGTACCTATGGCATGAGTGTCATTACTTCTGTAGTTGCAGAAAATACCTCTCGCGTTATTTCCATTCATGATCTTCCTCCTTCTGTCCTTTCAGATCAGCTTGATGCTGTATTTGAAGATATACAGGTAGATGCCGTAAAAGTAGGTATGCTTTCCGATGTTACGATTATGGAAACGGTTGTGCACAAATTAACGTTCTATAAGCCACCCTTCATAGTAATAGATCCGGTTATGTCAGCAAAAGGGGGACAGGCACTGATGAAATCAGACGCTTTGACTGCCCTTATAGACAAAATTGTGCCTCTTGCTTATATTCTGACTCCTAATATTCCAGAGGCTGAGACAATGACCGGACTTTCTATAACGACTGTTGAGGATATGAAGATTGCAGCAAATCGTATCTATTCTATGGGCTCTAAATATGTCCTACTAAAAGGCGGACATTTAAAAGGAGCTGCTCTTGATTTGCTATATGACGGCAATAGCTATACAACCTATTCGTCTGAACGTATTCTAACAAAGAATACCCATGGTACAGGTTGTACTTTTTCCTCTGCCATCACTGCCTGCCTTGCAAAAGGATTACCGGTAGAAAAAGCCATAGACAAGGCGAAAGAATACATAACTGGGGCCATCCGGCATGCCCTTCCCATAGGAAAAGGTCATGGGCCTACTAACCACTTTTTTTCGTTCTACCGCTAA
- the thiE gene encoding thiamine phosphate synthase: protein MKNNTDYSLYLVTDRQLMSTETLEEAVEQALLGGCKLIQLREKTATSREFYELACSIKRLTNRYQAKLIINDRIDIALAIDADGVHVGQNDLPGTLARKLIGTDKLLGISVSTIHEAVEAAACGADYLGIGAMYPTATKTDAKTVSMDELLEIRAALTLPLIVIGGINQSRVADFKNTGINGIAVVSSVISQKNIKKATIELKRLTNQL, encoded by the coding sequence ATGAAAAATAACACCGATTATTCCTTATATCTAGTAACAGACCGCCAGCTAATGAGTACCGAGACTTTGGAGGAAGCAGTGGAACAAGCTCTCCTTGGCGGCTGTAAACTTATTCAGCTGCGAGAAAAAACAGCCACTTCTCGTGAATTTTATGAACTGGCCTGTAGTATCAAAAGGCTAACAAATCGGTATCAGGCAAAACTCATTATCAATGACCGGATTGACATAGCTCTTGCCATTGATGCTGATGGTGTCCATGTAGGTCAAAACGACCTGCCGGGTACTCTGGCTCGAAAATTAATTGGCACAGATAAATTACTTGGTATTTCTGTCTCTACCATTCACGAAGCTGTGGAAGCCGCCGCTTGCGGAGCGGATTACCTTGGTATTGGAGCCATGTATCCAACTGCGACGAAGACAGATGCCAAAACCGTTTCCATGGATGAATTACTAGAAATTAGAGCGGCTCTTACTTTACCGCTTATTGTAATTGGCGGAATCAACCAATCAAGAGTTGCTGACTTTAAAAATACCGGCATTAACGGCATAGCTGTTGTTTCTTCCGTGATTTCTCAAAAAAATATTAAAAAAGCCACTATAGAATTAAAACGGCTAACAAATCAGTTATAA
- a CDS encoding YoaK family protein: MYNIKKVRRKAFWKILKPHGINPGETLVSGCLLAIVGGFLDIYTYRVRGGVFANAQTGNIVLMAASIGEGIPIKFIHYVLPISAFILGVFATEVIRHKTNGEQFIHWRQLILLLEILLLFGIGFLPSGSLDPEVNIAVSFVCSLQVSAFRKLHGLTYATTMCTGNLRTGTEEAYHFLTKNNREAGKKALLYFLVIFMFIMGVILGIYSILLLQERAVWVCCILLFAVFLWMFQKIQTIK, translated from the coding sequence ATGTATAACATAAAGAAAGTACGCAGAAAAGCCTTTTGGAAGATACTAAAACCTCACGGTATAAACCCAGGGGAAACCTTGGTGTCAGGCTGCCTGTTGGCAATTGTTGGCGGATTTTTAGATATATATACTTATAGGGTCAGAGGAGGGGTATTTGCCAATGCCCAGACCGGAAATATTGTACTTATGGCTGCAAGCATCGGTGAGGGAATACCAATTAAATTTATACACTATGTCCTTCCTATCTCTGCATTTATACTTGGGGTATTTGCAACAGAAGTTATAAGACATAAGACCAACGGAGAACAATTTATACATTGGAGGCAGTTAATTCTTCTGCTGGAAATCCTTTTGTTGTTTGGTATTGGATTTCTTCCCTCTGGCAGTTTAGATCCCGAGGTTAATATAGCAGTATCTTTTGTATGTTCACTACAGGTATCCGCTTTTCGAAAACTTCATGGACTTACCTATGCGACTACAATGTGCACCGGTAATCTGCGAACCGGCACAGAAGAGGCATACCATTTTCTAACAAAAAATAACAGGGAAGCCGGTAAGAAGGCGTTACTTTACTTTTTAGTCATCTTCATGTTTATAATGGGTGTTATTTTGGGAATATATTCTATCCTGTTGTTGCAGGAAAGGGCAGTGTGGGTGTGTTGTATTCTTTTGTTTGCAGTATTTTTGTGGATGTTTCAAAAAATACAAACAATAAAATAA
- the thiC gene encoding phosphomethylpyrimidine synthase ThiC: MNYKTQKEAAKKGILTKEMEIVAGKESLEPQKIIDLIASGQVALPANKNHTALSPEGIGGGLRTKINVNLGISKDCKDYEKEFQKVQLALHYGCDAIMDLSNYGKTNTFRRELIRMSPAMIGTVPMYDAIGYLEKELADITAEDFLKVIEAHAKEGVDFMTIHAGITRHSVEVFKSTKRLTNIVSRGGSLLFAWMEMTGNENPFYEHYEKVLEILREYDVTISLGDALRPGSTHDSSDSSQISELIELGRLTKEAWKKDVQVIVEGPGHMAINEIAANMVLQKRLCHNAPFYVLGPLVTDIAPGYDHITSAIGGAIAATNGADFLCYVTPAEHLRLPELEDVKEGIIASRIAAHAADIAKGLPGARAVDDKMSDARRRLDWEEMFSLAIDGEKARRYYESVRTADDHSCSMCGKMCAMNTTNLILEGKNIELNTN, translated from the coding sequence ATGAATTATAAAACACAAAAAGAAGCAGCTAAAAAAGGTATTCTGACAAAAGAAATGGAGATTGTTGCAGGAAAGGAATCTTTGGAGCCCCAAAAAATCATAGACTTAATTGCTTCAGGCCAAGTGGCTTTACCCGCAAATAAGAATCATACTGCACTGTCTCCGGAAGGAATAGGCGGCGGCTTAAGAACCAAGATAAATGTTAATCTTGGAATTTCCAAAGACTGTAAAGACTATGAGAAAGAATTCCAAAAGGTTCAGCTAGCCTTACATTATGGTTGTGATGCTATTATGGATTTAAGTAATTATGGGAAAACCAACACATTTCGAAGAGAACTAATCCGCATGTCTCCTGCCATGATTGGAACTGTCCCCATGTATGATGCCATTGGTTACCTAGAAAAAGAATTGGCTGATATAACAGCAGAAGATTTTTTAAAAGTCATAGAAGCTCACGCAAAAGAAGGGGTCGATTTTATGACAATTCATGCCGGAATTACCAGACATAGTGTAGAAGTTTTTAAAAGTACAAAACGTTTGACAAATATCGTATCAAGAGGCGGCTCTTTACTATTTGCCTGGATGGAAATGACCGGTAATGAAAATCCCTTTTATGAACATTACGAGAAAGTCCTTGAAATTTTAAGAGAATATGATGTTACTATCAGCTTAGGCGATGCTCTGCGACCCGGTTCAACGCATGACAGCAGTGATTCCTCTCAGATTAGTGAATTAATAGAGCTTGGAAGGCTTACGAAAGAGGCCTGGAAGAAAGATGTTCAAGTTATAGTAGAAGGGCCTGGACATATGGCAATTAATGAAATAGCTGCAAATATGGTACTTCAAAAACGCCTTTGCCACAATGCTCCCTTTTATGTATTGGGTCCTTTGGTTACAGATATTGCGCCCGGATATGACCACATAACTTCTGCCATTGGCGGAGCTATCGCTGCCACAAATGGTGCTGATTTCCTTTGTTATGTCACTCCAGCAGAACATCTTCGTCTGCCGGAGTTAGAAGATGTTAAAGAAGGAATTATAGCAAGCCGCATTGCTGCTCATGCTGCTGACATCGCAAAAGGACTGCCCGGCGCAAGAGCAGTTGATGATAAAATGAGTGACGCCAGACGCAGGCTGGATTGGGAGGAAATGTTCTCACTTGCAATCGATGGTGAAAAAGCCAGACGTTATTATGAGAGTGTTAGAACTGCTGATGATCACAGTTGCAGCATGTGCGGTAAAATGTGTGCCATGAACACTACTAATTTAATACTTGAAGGTAAGAATATAGAATTAAATACTAATTAG
- the thiM gene encoding hydroxyethylthiazole kinase: MNEFIKDLSLLITKVRETSPLIHSITNNVTINDCANIILAIGASPIMADDENEMEDIVRLSSALVLNLGTLNNNTIRAMVRAGKAANTLGIPIVLDPVGAGASTLRNSTVDSLFSQLNIDILRGNLSEISYCAGLQVSTKGVDTSPSDYDKDGIAVAQTVAKKYQCVTVITGAQDVISDGKRTVTIDNGNPMMSRVTGTGCMATALTGAFAGISNTMFSAAVVSIAVMGIAGETAYEMAGNKGTASFRTALIDSVSCMEASTFIKKVRIHEK, encoded by the coding sequence ATGAATGAATTTATAAAGGATTTATCCTTGCTCATAACCAAAGTCAGAGAAACTTCACCTCTGATTCACAGCATTACCAACAACGTTACTATAAATGATTGCGCTAACATAATACTGGCTATCGGTGCTTCACCTATAATGGCAGATGACGAAAATGAAATGGAGGATATTGTGAGATTATCCTCTGCTTTGGTGCTTAATCTTGGAACCTTAAATAATAACACAATCCGTGCCATGGTAAGAGCAGGAAAGGCGGCAAATACACTTGGGATTCCTATTGTCCTTGATCCGGTGGGGGCAGGTGCTTCCACCCTGCGAAATTCTACCGTAGATTCTCTGTTCAGCCAATTGAACATAGATATTTTAAGAGGCAACCTGTCAGAAATATCTTATTGCGCAGGTTTACAGGTCTCAACGAAGGGAGTAGATACCTCTCCTTCCGATTACGACAAAGACGGCATTGCTGTTGCTCAAACAGTTGCCAAGAAGTACCAATGCGTTACTGTCATTACCGGAGCACAAGACGTTATCTCCGATGGGAAGAGAACGGTGACCATAGATAATGGAAACCCTATGATGTCTCGTGTTACAGGTACAGGCTGTATGGCAACTGCCCTGACCGGCGCTTTTGCCGGAATATCAAATACTATGTTTTCTGCAGCTGTCGTAAGTATTGCCGTGATGGGTATTGCAGGAGAGACTGCATATGAAATGGCCGGAAATAAAGGGACTGCAAGCTTTCGTACGGCACTAATTGATTCTGTAAGCTGTATGGAAGCCTCAACATTTATAAAGAAGGTACGTATCCATGAAAAATAA
- a CDS encoding CPBP family intramembrane glutamic endopeptidase encodes MKQSFSERNPVIASIIWAVIILVFYAIGGAVTTITGVQDASYLFLFGVFVLLSVIPAFIYMCRSRLSLQQYGFQKPYRKIQMAYYIPAIFIEALGFLAGFRELNPAYILSAFFFTLSVGIAEEFYFRGIMITLLSRMGTKKAILISSVIFGLTHIGNVAGGAKLSLTIVQIVFAFVFGIVFAELFVLTKSLVPVILWHFIHDFLGYIQTPSAELSNSQLLFFTGIQTLILILYAFFLWKKLEQSKDN; translated from the coding sequence ATGAAACAATCATTTTCAGAAAGAAATCCAGTAATAGCTTCTATCATTTGGGCTGTCATTATCTTGGTATTTTATGCTATAGGAGGTGCAGTTACTACAATAACAGGGGTTCAGGATGCTTCCTACCTGTTTTTATTTGGTGTATTTGTATTATTATCAGTTATACCTGCCTTCATTTATATGTGCCGTTCCAGATTAAGCCTACAGCAATATGGATTTCAAAAACCCTACCGCAAAATTCAGATGGCATATTATATACCCGCGATTTTCATCGAAGCCCTTGGATTTCTTGCTGGTTTTCGTGAACTGAACCCAGCTTATATCCTTTCTGCTTTCTTTTTTACCTTATCCGTAGGTATTGCAGAAGAATTCTATTTTAGAGGGATTATGATTACTCTGTTAAGCCGAATGGGAACAAAGAAAGCTATTCTTATCTCTTCTGTAATCTTTGGTTTAACCCATATTGGTAACGTTGCAGGGGGAGCGAAACTCTCTTTAACCATAGTACAAATTGTATTTGCTTTTGTATTTGGAATCGTATTTGCAGAATTATTCGTTTTAACTAAAAGTCTGGTACCAGTTATTCTTTGGCACTTTATTCATGACTTTTTAGGTTATATACAAACACCTTCTGCTGAACTTTCCAACTCACAACTACTGTTTTTTACTGGCATCCAAACCCTGATTTTAATACTATATGCCTTCTTTTTGTGGAAAAAGCTTGAACAGTCAAAGGATAACTAA
- a CDS encoding TetR/AcrR family transcriptional regulator — MPPRIKITKDSILDAAFMVTREKGIQHVNARELARQLNCSTQPIFRAYESMEDLKLNLYQKVEAYYNQFMFQGLEHPIPFLGMGLAYIRFARLERNFFILLFMAEQFKIKSFSEMLEGEDNQQVIGIIQGMTGLSEEFAKVLFVDIWLMIHGIASMAATNSCDLDEAEIETILKDTFAGLLHRLKERDN, encoded by the coding sequence ATGCCACCCAGAATCAAAATAACAAAAGACTCTATTCTGGACGCTGCCTTTATGGTTACCAGAGAAAAAGGAATCCAGCATGTTAACGCACGTGAATTGGCAAGACAATTAAATTGTTCTACTCAGCCAATTTTTCGAGCATATGAAAGTATGGAGGATTTAAAACTTAATTTATATCAAAAAGTGGAAGCTTACTATAACCAGTTTATGTTTCAGGGACTTGAACACCCCATCCCTTTTTTGGGCATGGGACTTGCTTACATCCGCTTTGCAAGGTTGGAGCGCAATTTTTTTATTCTTCTATTTATGGCCGAGCAGTTTAAAATAAAAAGCTTCTCAGAAATGTTAGAAGGGGAGGATAATCAACAGGTTATCGGTATAATACAAGGAATGACCGGGTTATCAGAGGAATTTGCTAAGGTACTATTTGTTGACATCTGGCTGATGATTCATGGAATTGCTTCTATGGCTGCCACAAATTCCTGTGACCTTGATGAAGCAGAAATTGAAACAATCCTAAAAGACACCTTTGCAGGCTTACTACATCGTTTAAAAGAAAGGGATAATTAA
- a CDS encoding ISNCY family transposase — translation MNEEKRYEVIKKLVDTNGNKKNAALKIGCTERHINRMIAGYKRDGKSFFIHGNRGRTPAHALSKETKQTVLDLYRSKYFDTNFTHCIELLEKYEGISISVSTLNSILEKEYILSPKATRSKKRKTKLKLKHLKTQTKSKKILAELQSNIVAIEDAHSRRPRCAYFGEMLQMDASIHLWFGDTKTQLHIAVDDATGTIVGAYFDEQETLKGYYNVFHQVLTEYGIPYLFFTDNRTVFEYKQKNAPSIEEDTYTQFAYACKQLGVEIKTSSIPQAKGRVERLFQTLQSRLPVELRLAGINTLSEANAFLNSYIKEYNAKFALETNLIKSVFEKQPVLEEINLVLSVLTERKIDNGHCLKFKNKYFKTLDKNGHQVHFYKGTKAMVIEAFDGNKYCCIDESIYALEAIPSHEKISKNFDLTLSQNRTIKRKIPGMHHPWRRQEFWRFVKMQEHHWNDEVPA, via the coding sequence ATGAATGAAGAAAAACGTTATGAAGTAATAAAGAAGTTAGTAGACACAAACGGAAATAAAAAGAATGCTGCCTTGAAGATCGGTTGCACCGAAAGACATATCAATAGAATGATTGCAGGATATAAACGTGATGGTAAATCCTTTTTTATACATGGAAACAGAGGTCGGACTCCTGCTCATGCTCTTTCAAAAGAAACCAAGCAAACTGTCCTAGATTTATATCGTAGTAAGTACTTCGATACGAATTTTACTCATTGTATCGAGCTTCTAGAGAAGTATGAGGGAATTTCTATTTCTGTATCTACATTGAACTCTATTTTAGAAAAAGAATATATTCTTTCTCCAAAAGCTACCCGATCAAAAAAAAGAAAAACCAAACTAAAACTTAAACATTTGAAAACACAAACTAAATCTAAAAAGATACTAGCAGAGTTGCAATCCAATATCGTTGCAATCGAGGATGCACATTCCAGACGTCCTAGATGTGCTTATTTTGGCGAAATGCTTCAAATGGATGCTTCGATCCACTTGTGGTTCGGTGATACGAAAACTCAGCTTCACATCGCTGTCGATGATGCAACTGGTACTATTGTCGGTGCTTACTTTGATGAACAAGAAACTTTAAAAGGATACTACAATGTGTTTCATCAAGTACTTACTGAGTATGGTATTCCCTATTTATTTTTTACCGATAACCGTACAGTTTTTGAATATAAACAAAAAAACGCCCCTTCTATCGAAGAGGACACATACACACAATTCGCTTATGCTTGTAAACAGCTAGGTGTTGAAATCAAGACCAGCAGTATACCACAAGCAAAAGGTCGAGTGGAACGATTGTTCCAAACCTTACAATCTCGCCTACCAGTCGAATTACGCCTGGCAGGCATAAACACACTTAGCGAAGCAAATGCATTCTTAAACTCCTACATAAAAGAATACAATGCCAAGTTTGCTCTAGAGACCAATCTTATCAAATCTGTCTTTGAAAAGCAACCCGTTTTAGAAGAAATAAATCTTGTTCTTTCTGTTCTTACAGAAAGAAAGATAGATAATGGACACTGTTTGAAGTTTAAAAATAAGTATTTTAAGACACTTGATAAGAACGGGCATCAGGTACACTTTTATAAGGGGACAAAGGCAATGGTAATAGAAGCATTTGACGGTAATAAATACTGTTGTATAGATGAGAGTATTTATGCGCTAGAAGCAATTCCGTCACATGAGAAAATATCAAAAAACTTTGATCTTACGCTGTCGCAGAATAGAACAATAAAGCGGAAGATACCAGGGATGCATCATCCTTGGAGAAGGCAAGAATTCTGGCGTTTTGTTAAAATGCAGGAACACCACTGGAATGATGAAGTCCCTGCTTAA
- a CDS encoding uracil-xanthine permease family protein — MEKTLNKKIILGIQHVLAMFGATVLVPALTGLDTSITLFCAGAGTLLFHLVTKKKVPVFLGSSFAFMGGIISVIGDSRIGDADFLDKLAAVKGAIIIAGLVYAAFALIIKMVGYDKVGKLLPPIVTGPIIIVIGLRLSGTAIDSAFYDKGEFSLKALLVTVVVLSTVVCISVFAKGIYNLMPILFAIIVGYIICLPLGFVDLTPVKNAEIISLMDENIRAQLFLLPTFRLDAILAIAPIALVTLIEHVGDITTNSAVVGENFVEDPGIHRTLLGDGLATSLAGLLGGPANTTYGENTGVLAVTKNYDPSVIRIAAVVAIVLGIIGKFGGFVTSIPTPVTGGISIVLYGMISSVGIRILINSKLNFGNSRNLMIAALILVLGIGCDNIPITATVTISGLALAAICGIVLALLLPESKDCILEE, encoded by the coding sequence ATGGAAAAGACACTGAATAAGAAAATTATTCTGGGTATCCAGCATGTACTGGCTATGTTCGGTGCCACTGTATTAGTCCCGGCTTTAACAGGACTTGACACATCAATTACTTTATTTTGTGCCGGAGCAGGTACCTTATTATTTCATTTGGTAACCAAGAAAAAAGTTCCTGTATTTTTAGGTTCCAGTTTTGCTTTTATGGGAGGTATTATTTCGGTCATAGGTGATTCTAGAATAGGAGATGCTGATTTCTTGGATAAATTAGCAGCGGTGAAAGGTGCAATTATCATAGCCGGTTTGGTTTATGCAGCATTTGCATTAATTATTAAAATGGTAGGTTATGATAAAGTAGGTAAATTATTACCTCCGATTGTTACTGGACCTATTATAATTGTTATTGGTTTAAGACTTAGTGGCACAGCCATTGACAGCGCCTTCTATGATAAGGGTGAATTTAGCTTAAAAGCCCTCTTAGTTACAGTTGTGGTTCTTTCCACAGTTGTCTGTATTTCTGTATTTGCAAAAGGAATTTATAATTTAATGCCGATTCTATTTGCAATCATTGTCGGATATATTATTTGTCTTCCATTAGGTTTTGTAGATTTAACACCAGTAAAAAATGCTGAGATTATTTCTTTAATGGACGAAAATATACGAGCACAGTTATTCCTTTTACCTACTTTTAGACTGGATGCAATTTTAGCAATTGCTCCGATAGCTTTAGTTACCTTAATTGAACATGTGGGAGATATAACTACGAATAGTGCAGTCGTAGGTGAAAATTTCGTGGAGGATCCGGGAATTCATAGAACTCTTTTAGGAGATGGTCTTGCAACCTCCTTAGCCGGTTTACTTGGAGGACCTGCTAACACAACGTACGGTGAAAATACAGGAGTTTTAGCAGTTACCAAAAACTATGACCCTTCCGTAATCCGAATTGCAGCAGTTGTTGCGATTGTTCTTGGTATCATCGGTAAATTCGGAGGTTTTGTAACCAGCATACCTACACCGGTTACCGGAGGAATCAGTATTGTACTTTATGGTATGATATCATCAGTAGGTATCCGTATTCTGATTAACTCCAAATTAAACTTCGGAAACAGCAGGAATCTTATGATAGCAGCCCTGATTTTGGTATTGGGTATCGGTTGTGACAATATACCGATAACAGCTACAGTTACAATTTCTGGACTTGCCTTAGCAGCAATTTGTGGTATAGTACTTGCGTTGTTATTACCAGAGAGTAAGGATTGTATACTGGAAGAGTAA